From the genome of Virgibacillus siamensis, one region includes:
- a CDS encoding PTS sugar transporter subunit IIA — translation MLGKLFKKKEEIVQISMYAPVTGDLVVLEDVPDPVFSQKMMGDGIAIKPVEETVTSPVDGEVIQLFPTKHAIGIRAKNGAEILIHIGLDTVNLEGEGFSAFVQEGDSVKASDMLITFDSKVIAEKATSTLIPVIITNTDAMSEIIPFGKKESVTAGEDVILSVKKN, via the coding sequence ATGTTAGGAAAACTGTTCAAGAAAAAAGAAGAAATTGTCCAGATATCAATGTACGCCCCAGTAACAGGCGATTTAGTTGTATTGGAAGATGTACCGGATCCTGTATTTTCGCAAAAAATGATGGGCGACGGGATTGCGATTAAGCCGGTGGAAGAAACGGTAACATCTCCAGTTGACGGCGAAGTCATTCAACTTTTCCCGACCAAGCATGCAATTGGCATCAGGGCAAAGAATGGAGCGGAAATTCTGATTCATATCGGTTTGGATACGGTTAATTTGGAAGGAGAAGGATTCTCCGCCTTTGTTCAGGAAGGCGACAGTGTAAAAGCAAGCGATATGCTGATAACGTTTGATTCAAAGGTAATTGCAGAAAAAGCAACAAGCACCCTCATACCAGTTATCATTACGAATACGGATGCTATGAGCGAGATTATTCCTTTTGGCAAGAAAGAATCAGTCACTGCTGGCGAAGATGTCATTTTATCCGTGAAAAAGAATTAA
- a CDS encoding glycoside hydrolase family 32 protein, whose translation MHHKDMTNTELTIAAYNNMAAQQDTVQSDPFRLHYHIMPPIGLLNDPNGFVYFQGQYHLFYQWNPFETKHGRKFWGHVISDDLVHWKQAPIALAPDQWYDKDGCYSGSAVVHKDTMYVFYTGNVKDENGIRVSYQCLATSNDGLTFEKKGPIIHVPEGYTAHFRDPKVFQKAGTWYMVIGAQTEDEQGAVVLYTSTDLENWEFIGPFAGSKMNGFGEFGYMWECPDLFELDGNDVLIFSPQGLEANGYLYNNIYQSGYVAGTLDTEKPAFAHGGFHELDRGFDFYAPQTTEDPKGRRLLFGWMGNAEEGDNRHPTIDHRWIHAMTIPRKVTWNDGKLLQQPVEELKALRQNKTTFQVVEGLEFVGSVFESEMLIQACHADIFSIVIGKNKLTYNRTAGTFSMERQRFDGRGIEARHCRLTNLENIRIFKDTSSMEIFLNNGEEVFSSRMFDDADETRIVFQADGQIEATVHKWDLQKVLA comes from the coding sequence GTGCACCATAAAGATATGACAAACACAGAACTGACAATAGCTGCTTACAACAATATGGCAGCACAGCAGGATACCGTGCAGTCAGACCCGTTTCGGCTGCATTATCATATTATGCCGCCTATTGGGCTGCTTAATGACCCGAATGGATTCGTCTACTTTCAAGGTCAGTATCATCTGTTTTATCAGTGGAATCCATTTGAAACGAAACATGGCCGAAAGTTTTGGGGACATGTCATTTCGGATGATCTGGTCCACTGGAAGCAGGCACCAATCGCATTAGCGCCGGATCAATGGTATGACAAAGACGGCTGCTATTCAGGAAGTGCCGTGGTGCATAAGGACACCATGTATGTTTTTTACACCGGAAATGTAAAAGATGAAAATGGAATACGCGTCTCTTATCAATGTTTGGCCACATCAAACGATGGATTAACATTTGAAAAAAAAGGACCAATCATCCATGTGCCGGAAGGGTATACCGCCCATTTCCGCGATCCAAAGGTCTTTCAGAAAGCTGGAACGTGGTACATGGTAATTGGAGCACAGACAGAGGATGAACAGGGAGCTGTTGTTCTTTACACTTCCACTGATCTCGAGAATTGGGAGTTTATCGGCCCGTTCGCTGGTTCCAAAATGAATGGATTTGGTGAATTCGGGTACATGTGGGAATGTCCGGATTTATTTGAGCTTGACGGTAATGATGTATTGATTTTTTCTCCTCAGGGGCTCGAGGCTAATGGTTATTTGTACAATAATATCTATCAATCCGGTTATGTTGCCGGAACATTGGATACGGAAAAGCCTGCCTTTGCACATGGTGGATTTCATGAATTGGACAGGGGGTTTGATTTTTACGCCCCGCAGACAACAGAAGATCCTAAAGGCAGACGTTTATTGTTTGGCTGGATGGGCAATGCGGAAGAAGGCGATAACAGGCATCCCACAATCGATCACCGTTGGATTCACGCAATGACCATTCCGCGCAAGGTAACGTGGAATGACGGCAAATTGCTTCAGCAACCTGTTGAGGAATTGAAGGCATTAAGGCAAAATAAGACAACTTTTCAGGTTGTGGAAGGTTTAGAGTTTGTTGGAAGTGTGTTTGAATCGGAAATGTTGATTCAAGCGTGCCATGCGGATATATTCTCCATTGTGATCGGGAAAAATAAATTAACCTATAATCGGACTGCCGGCACTTTCAGCATGGAACGTCAGCGATTTGACGGTCGCGGAATAGAAGCAAGGCATTGTCGTTTGACTAATTTGGAAAACATCCGCATTTTTAAAGACACCTCATCCATGGAGATTTTTCTGAATAATGGGGAGGAAGTCTTTTCATCGCGAATGTTTGATGATGCAGATGAAACGCGTATTGTTTTTCAGGCGGATGGCCAAATAGAAGCCACAGTTCACAAATGGGATTTGCAAAAAGTCTTAGCATAA
- a CDS encoding sucrose-specific PTS transporter subunit IIBC, giving the protein MSANKKIAKELVEAVGGEDNIQSVAHCATRLRFMVNDKEKIKQENVENTEKVKGAFFNSGQYQVILGTGTVNRIFEEVDKLGVNSTNKSEQTKEAAKDKNALQRAIRTLGDVFVPIIPILVATGLFMGLRGLVMQEQILGLFGMTPDDVSQNFLLFTQILTDTAFIFLPALVAWSTFRVFGGTPIIGLVLGLMLVSPALPNAWDVATEAEPLYFFGFIPVVGYQGAVLPAFFTGIIGAKLERMIRKRVPESLDLIVTPFLTLLVMIAAALFVIGPIFHTVEEYLLQGTLAVLDVPFGLAGILIGALNQIIVITGVHHIFNLLEIQLLENTGSNPYNAIITCSVAAQGGAALAVGLKTKAKNLKAIALPSSFSAFLGITEPAIFGVNLRYGKPFIMGLIGGGVGGFAAAILGLKGTGMAITVIPGTLLYLNGQVLPYIAINLLAIGVAFALTWLFGFSDKKAEE; this is encoded by the coding sequence TTGTCAGCGAATAAGAAAATTGCCAAAGAGCTTGTCGAAGCCGTTGGGGGAGAAGATAATATCCAGTCTGTTGCCCATTGTGCCACAAGACTCCGTTTCATGGTGAACGACAAGGAAAAGATAAAGCAGGAAAACGTGGAAAACACGGAAAAAGTAAAAGGAGCATTTTTCAACTCAGGCCAATATCAGGTCATTCTCGGAACAGGAACGGTCAATCGCATTTTTGAAGAAGTGGATAAATTGGGTGTCAACAGCACAAATAAATCCGAACAGACCAAAGAAGCTGCCAAGGATAAAAATGCGTTGCAGCGTGCCATCCGTACGCTGGGGGATGTGTTTGTGCCAATCATCCCAATCCTTGTTGCGACAGGTCTATTTATGGGGCTTCGCGGCCTGGTGATGCAGGAGCAGATCCTGGGGTTATTCGGCATGACACCGGATGATGTTTCACAGAACTTTCTCTTGTTCACACAAATCCTAACCGATACAGCATTTATCTTTCTTCCGGCCTTGGTTGCCTGGTCAACGTTCCGGGTATTTGGCGGGACACCGATTATCGGGCTTGTGCTCGGGTTGATGTTAGTTAGCCCTGCACTTCCAAACGCATGGGACGTTGCAACGGAAGCAGAGCCATTGTATTTCTTTGGATTTATTCCGGTTGTCGGCTACCAGGGTGCGGTCTTGCCGGCGTTCTTCACCGGTATTATCGGCGCTAAATTGGAGCGGATGATCCGCAAACGTGTGCCGGAATCACTTGATCTGATTGTCACACCATTTTTAACGTTATTGGTCATGATTGCAGCGGCATTATTCGTGATCGGACCGATTTTCCATACGGTTGAGGAATATCTGCTGCAAGGAACACTTGCTGTATTGGATGTGCCATTTGGTCTTGCCGGAATATTAATCGGCGCCTTGAATCAGATCATTGTGATCACCGGTGTGCACCATATTTTCAACTTGCTCGAAATTCAGCTGCTGGAGAATACAGGAAGCAACCCGTACAATGCTATCATTACGTGTTCCGTTGCAGCCCAGGGTGGTGCAGCACTGGCGGTCGGTTTGAAAACAAAAGCGAAAAACTTAAAGGCTATCGCATTGCCATCATCTTTTTCGGCGTTTCTCGGTATTACCGAACCGGCCATTTTCGGGGTCAATCTCCGTTATGGAAAGCCATTTATTATGGGTCTGATTGGCGGTGGTGTCGGTGGTTTTGCCGCAGCGATTCTTGGTCTGAAAGGAACTGGTATGGCAATTACCGTTATCCCGGGAACACTGTTGTATTTGAATGGTCAGGTGCTGCCATATATCGCCATTAACCTGCTTGCCATCGGCGTGGCATTCGCCTTGACCTGGCTCTTCGGATTTTCAGACAAAAAAGCGGAGGAATAA
- a CDS encoding LacI family DNA-binding transcriptional regulator produces MPTIKEIAAMANVSRSTVSRALNKSGYVSEDARKRIDKVIEDTGYIPSEHAKSLRTKKTKVIGVILPTIQTETSSKIVSGIDQELAKQGYQILLANTNLEQEKELDYLDLLKVRQVDGIVLVATNTEPQLVEKINALDIPVVAIGQELEGVTSIVYDDFHASKELTSLFIEEGHTRIGFIGVDETDRAVGLQRKQGYLEAMKEHQLNVKPDWIQKAVFDIDSGRDAMKKMLALPETPPTAVFAVTDRLAIGAMSLLKERNIQIPADMAVASIGASEISQYVDPPLTTIDYQNKKAGEQAARQILHVLHQKESLKKIILDYRLIKRGSV; encoded by the coding sequence TTGCCTACCATTAAAGAAATTGCTGCAATGGCCAATGTTTCAAGGTCCACTGTTTCCCGTGCTTTAAATAAATCCGGTTATGTCAGTGAAGATGCCAGGAAGCGGATTGACAAGGTAATCGAGGACACCGGTTATATTCCGAGTGAGCATGCCAAATCGCTGCGGACAAAGAAAACAAAAGTTATTGGTGTTATTTTGCCGACCATTCAAACAGAAACTTCGAGTAAGATCGTTTCCGGAATTGATCAGGAGCTGGCAAAACAGGGTTACCAGATTCTGTTGGCGAATACAAACCTGGAGCAGGAAAAAGAACTCGACTACCTGGATCTGCTGAAGGTGCGTCAGGTTGACGGCATTGTCCTCGTTGCGACGAATACAGAACCACAACTGGTTGAAAAAATAAATGCGCTGGATATCCCGGTAGTTGCAATCGGTCAGGAACTGGAGGGAGTTACAAGTATCGTGTATGATGATTTCCATGCTTCCAAAGAACTGACCAGCCTGTTTATTGAAGAGGGACACACACGAATCGGGTTTATTGGTGTTGATGAAACAGACCGTGCTGTAGGGTTGCAGCGGAAACAGGGATATTTGGAGGCGATGAAGGAACATCAGCTCAATGTAAAACCTGACTGGATTCAAAAAGCAGTTTTTGATATTGACTCCGGTCGTGATGCAATGAAAAAAATGCTTGCGCTGCCTGAAACACCCCCAACCGCGGTGTTTGCCGTTACTGACAGATTAGCCATCGGTGCGATGAGTTTGTTGAAAGAAAGGAATATACAAATCCCGGCTGATATGGCTGTTGCCAGCATCGGTGCATCGGAAATTTCCCAGTATGTGGATCCGCCGCTTACAACGATTGATTATCAAAACAAGAAGGCGGGGGAACAGGCTGCCCGGCAAATTTTACATGTGCTGCATCAGAAGGAATCACTTAAAAAAATTATTCTTGACTATAGACTAATAAAAAGAGGTAGTGTATGA
- a CDS encoding aminoimidazole riboside kinase, with translation MKQGVISLGEALIDFIPTDETNTTYQKSPGGAPANVAVGIAKLGGKSTFLGKVGDDVLGRFLKKTLNAHHVNTSQLSFSNAHRTGLTFVTNTTDGDRSFDFYIEPSADHFLEIENIHLSTMLRHKILHIGSISLISQPAKNTTEYAVKCAKDAGMIVSYDPNLRLALWDDEDTARNTIISMLPHADIVKLSEEELAFITGGNTIREGLEAIKTYEIPLLFVTLGADGCYAVTAAGYEHVPAMDVEAVDTTGAGDAFVSGVLYLLSQHKKDLHRLTLEDAVQMAKFGGISGALAASKKGAMTALPTLDEVERYLAE, from the coding sequence GTGAAACAAGGCGTCATATCACTTGGGGAAGCATTAATCGATTTCATCCCCACCGATGAAACAAATACGACCTATCAAAAAAGTCCGGGCGGCGCTCCAGCCAATGTTGCAGTAGGTATTGCAAAACTTGGCGGGAAATCTACATTTCTAGGAAAAGTCGGTGATGATGTGCTGGGCAGATTTTTGAAAAAAACATTGAATGCCCATCATGTGAACACATCACAGCTTTCTTTCAGCAATGCCCATCGCACAGGACTGACATTTGTCACCAATACCACAGACGGTGACCGCAGTTTCGACTTTTACATAGAACCGAGCGCAGATCATTTTCTGGAAATCGAGAACATTCACCTGTCCACGATGTTACGGCACAAAATACTTCACATCGGATCAATTTCACTGATCAGCCAACCGGCGAAAAACACAACGGAATATGCCGTGAAATGCGCGAAAGATGCCGGGATGATTGTTTCATACGACCCAAACCTGCGTCTGGCGCTATGGGATGACGAGGACACCGCACGAAACACAATTATTTCCATGCTGCCTCATGCCGATATTGTAAAGCTGTCCGAAGAAGAACTTGCATTCATCACGGGAGGGAATACGATCCGGGAAGGACTTGAGGCTATCAAAACATATGAAATTCCACTCTTGTTCGTCACATTAGGAGCGGACGGCTGCTATGCCGTTACTGCCGCAGGGTACGAGCATGTCCCGGCGATGGATGTTGAAGCCGTTGATACAACCGGTGCAGGCGATGCTTTTGTGTCAGGCGTATTATACTTGTTGAGCCAGCATAAAAAAGACTTACACAGGCTTACGCTGGAGGATGCCGTGCAAATGGCAAAATTCGGAGGAATATCCGGCGCCCTGGCAGCATCCAAAAAAGGTGCGATGACAGCACTGCCCACGTTGGATGAGGTGGAGCGGTATTTGGCAGAGTGA
- a CDS encoding helix-turn-helix domain-containing protein — MTDELGTKIKQLRKQQKLTLKQIAEDTGLSISFLSQLEHSKTSVTLESLKKISESLNVNPSYFFAKPQTASTSTVVRHESVETELRENKFIYRDLSGGMDNPLFSPILIILNPGDNRGSNFSHKGQEFLYVLEGTLTIHIEGEEHVLHPHDSIFLQSSKSHYWLNQTDQTIKFLCVSAVG, encoded by the coding sequence TTGACGGACGAATTAGGCACGAAAATAAAGCAATTACGAAAGCAACAAAAATTAACGTTAAAACAAATAGCTGAAGACACAGGTTTGTCCATCAGTTTCCTGTCACAACTGGAACATTCCAAAACATCCGTAACATTGGAATCGCTGAAAAAAATTTCAGAGTCACTTAATGTCAATCCGAGTTATTTTTTCGCAAAACCGCAAACTGCATCAACTTCAACAGTAGTGCGTCATGAAAGTGTGGAAACAGAATTAAGGGAGAATAAATTTATATACAGGGACCTGTCAGGCGGAATGGATAACCCATTATTTTCACCTATCCTGATTATATTGAACCCGGGGGATAACCGCGGCAGCAATTTTTCGCATAAAGGACAGGAATTTCTGTATGTACTGGAAGGAACGCTGACAATACATATTGAGGGGGAGGAGCATGTACTCCATCCGCACGATTCCATTTTTCTGCAATCATCCAAATCGCATTACTGGTTGAACCAAACAGATCAAACAATAAAGTTTTTGTGCGTATCAGCGGTTGGGTAG
- a CDS encoding ornithine cyclodeaminase family protein, whose amino-acid sequence MLFLTDQEIQENYFMQDAVEAIKEGLAAKNKGLIQNPHRTVIEIPDKQASALYMPSADLENQVASVKVVNIFPNNPADGKPTTQGVLMLSDASDGRHICTMDASYLTRLRTGALSSIATSKLAREDAKVLGVVGTGAMAFEQVLGVLEARTIETIVLFNRTIEKARTFKEKLIHFGVAADIQIVDKVKNAVQASDIINCSTRSKVPVFDGNDLKDGTHINGIGSFLPSMQEVDLSTIKKATIIAVDDLESVKEEAGELIHADQSGEWRFSDVYGELSDFPTDGKLIRKASDEITFFKSVGAAYFDLEVAKGIYQKAKESGFGTKT is encoded by the coding sequence GTGCTTTTTTTAACGGATCAGGAAATACAGGAAAACTATTTTATGCAGGATGCTGTGGAAGCGATAAAAGAAGGACTTGCAGCGAAAAATAAAGGACTGATTCAAAACCCGCATCGAACCGTAATTGAAATCCCGGACAAGCAGGCGTCAGCGTTGTATATGCCAAGTGCTGACCTGGAAAATCAAGTTGCCTCCGTGAAGGTCGTGAATATTTTTCCAAACAATCCCGCTGATGGAAAGCCGACCACACAAGGTGTGCTGATGCTGTCTGACGCTTCAGATGGAAGGCATATTTGCACAATGGATGCTTCCTACTTAACAAGACTTCGAACCGGAGCGTTGAGCAGTATTGCGACAAGCAAACTCGCACGCGAGGATGCCAAGGTGCTTGGTGTAGTTGGGACTGGTGCGATGGCTTTTGAACAAGTATTGGGCGTTTTGGAAGCCCGTACGATTGAGACAATTGTACTTTTTAACCGGACTATAGAAAAGGCGCGAACTTTTAAAGAAAAATTAATCCATTTTGGTGTAGCGGCTGACATTCAGATTGTTGATAAGGTAAAAAACGCGGTACAGGCATCCGATATTATCAACTGCAGCACACGATCGAAGGTACCGGTATTCGATGGAAACGATTTGAAAGATGGCACACACATAAACGGAATCGGATCTTTTTTACCGAGCATGCAGGAAGTCGATTTAAGTACCATTAAAAAAGCAACGATTATTGCGGTGGATGATCTGGAAAGTGTAAAGGAGGAGGCCGGTGAACTGATCCATGCTGACCAGTCAGGAGAATGGCGTTTTTCAGATGTGTACGGCGAACTGAGTGATTTTCCGACTGACGGCAAACTTATTCGGAAAGCATCGGATGAAATCACATTCTTCAAATCAGTCGGGGCAGCTTATTTTGATTTGGAAGTGGCAAAAGGAATCTATCAAAAGGCCAAAGAATCCGGATTTGGTACAAAAACATGA